attgaatatttcaaataatttacaagaaatatgattaatatatctaaatttttataaaaattataaaagaatggCTTTACATActaaaatatgtaatattttattttatttaatattattaatataaactatttttattatgttaaaaatatgtacataataataatgatgaatataaatttttaatgaaatattttaatatataatatttatatgtgatattttatatagttaaaaatttatttataataaatatttatttaatattacatataaatgtgaaaaatgtgaaatgtttggatttttttcaataaattaaaaaaatggatAATTGAGCTTTCAACTTCCAACTAATTCTAATTAATTGATCTTCTATAATCTTCCTTGGCGGCCACAATAATGCATATGTTGAGTGAAAGTGCCATCAAATGGTAGAAGTGCATAAGGTTTTGTAGATAAGTCTAATATTAGTtgtctttttaataaattaaccaTTAAATAAGCAACAACAAATTAGCCTTCAAAGCTTTTTACAAATTTTAGTATCCGACTCTGACCTTATGAGGTGACGTTTTTTATAATCTTTTTTGtggtttaatatatttttttataattaaaaaaaatcattaaatcacttaaattataataaaatatttttaatttaatttaattacttttcGTCTCATTTAATCATTAcaattttaatcttaattattccacagttgaaaatattaaatttttatttaaatttatttataaattattattaaaatataatataaatttaaataaaattaaatagataaattgaatatcacttatattttaaaattttagtttgaatttatttagtttaaaaataataattttgaaaaaacttTAGAtcgaaatataaaatttaactttttaacttTAAAGCTGAATTTAAGTTTTTTCGTTACTCCATACTCTCCccttttcatttttcttaaacGTAACTTCTTTTTTCCTCTTTCCTATTGAAGATGATTTGCGTTAATCGACTATCGATGAAAAAAaaagatgttgttatccctattAAAAGTTTTAGAAATATTACGATCGTCATTTATGATTTCTGTGTAGTGAGAATATTTTTCAcgtacaatccaatcaattttcagaatatgtagATCTCTTTGGTAGATTTATGATTGCAATTCTCGAACAGTTATTGTATTGAAAATTTTGGTTTCTCGTTACAaaccggacattttatttttgatgaaaacaaaaactcttagttctcgtatgaaattttttcgcagttttttatattttaatggttgcttctcagtGAATAAACAATGATTGGGATGAGGTTTTCATTAATGTGGAAGAATCATGAGTCTGTTTCTGtggttagattttttttaaattttattgattcggttatttcggttcaatagaggtttactagttattatggattTTCGAAATCGCAACGACAACGTTAGTCTTGAAactttattcgagttttatttcgtaaaaactcttttctgagagactttaatgatttatgctcaaGAGATGAGAAAGGATgagtatttttgccaaattatcttatgtaggagtttaaataaatatttgagaagtatttttatcaaattgtcTTATACaagagtttgattttgaatgattgtaaatttttgttagatcaTATTTCTGTTAAATGTGTTCATTCTAATACTACCataactgctcatactttggttaaagaatctattaaatattattttctcaaATGATATTTCTgtgtttgatgaaattttattaatagaatcagtaattttattaaaaaaaatatttaaagctGAATTTAACTTTCTAATTCTCGGTAATCTCTTTATTAAAAGTATCCCAGTTAAGAGAGAAAAAATCCTAAAAGTAATTATCATATTCAACAGAGATAagggtaatttttttttagaaaaaaaaaaaccaatattgcttaattttttgaaacaataaataattttaagtaaaataagttttcaaaagtaataaataaaactaaatggataaaataataaatagaaatatGCCATCAATTAATCTACAAACCAAATGCATCATTGTTACCCATGCATTTAGTGGAAAAAGAGAAATAATTAAACCCTTATtactttaaataattaatttacttgATTCATCAATTTATCGCAATTTATTAAGTGTAgttaattaaattcattttgatgttaaatttattttttaatgaatttttttagtaattgttccaatatttttgaaaataatattaattttatttggtttAGAGAATAGTTATAATTAGCcatatgtaaatttaaaaaataatattcgtTATGGATTCGGatcaatttcaaattttatatacCGTATATTGGaacttatttatataaataattaatttaatataaaaaatatattttataataatatttataaatttttttatacttttatttaaaaaattttatttaaatattttttagaaatattgaatttttttaataaaaattattaatgaaaaaatatttttttatataaattataaattaaaatatataaaattaaacggaTCTCAGAATTAAGATagatttgaataatttaaattaatttttaattagattcaaaatgaatttagatattaaataaGGATGGATTCAAATAGTTTAATTTGTacgttttttttattaaaaaaaaagcttGGAGctctacttttctttttttcctttttctcttttaataCAAGAGCTCGTTGGGTTTGTGGAGGCAGATTTTGGGCTTAATCTGAACCAAATAGTAATAGCCCATCTATCAAAACGACATCAGCCCATACATTGCTCCGTTCTGTGGGATTTTTCGTACCTTTAAATTGATTCGGCCATTTAGGGTTTCTGAGTCTTGAGCGCCAGCAGATTGCAGAGCGGCGACATCATCTACCTCTTGCCATGGTTCTCAAGTAcgcttctctctctttttatcTCTCTGAATCCAACTGATTTCTCTTTTTGTTATGCTGACTATCATCTTCCGAGATTGATTACTGAACTTTGGTATCCAGCTCTCTAATTAATTTAGTATGTTTAACCCGAATAATCTCTAATCTCTTGTCCTTCAATGATCGTTATAGCCATTGTagtaatttttttctctttttcctttgaactttaaacACTGCTGGATTCCTATGGTACCCAAAATCTGGCATATACGTTACATTTTTTCTTTCAGAAAATAAGTTGCATTTTTCTAACAATTGAAGTAGGGTAGCATATATTTGCACAGACATTTTTGGGTTACCCTGTCAATAACTCAATGACATGCTTTGAGCAGCTGAGATGATTTATTCTTAATTGCTGAATTACACTTTTTTACGCATTGGTGCATTTCAATCTGTGCACTTTGTTCCTTTTTTCTGTAAATTGTTGCTATCTTGGGTTTGTATTCATAGGGGTAGTTGGATTTCCTTTTACACTTCTAttatcatgtttttatgtgtaATGTTATACTTGGTTTTGCATTTTAGGACTGAGCTTTGCCGCTTCAGCGGTGCCAAGATTTACCCTGGTAAGGGTATTAGATTTGTTCGATCTGATTCGCAGGTGATTTCCCCCCTGATTCGCACGTCTGAAAAATTGTAGAATGTGTTGCTTTATTTTCAATTACCTTatattgtatatttttttatgatggaTGAAGGTCTTCCTCTTTGCCAATTCAAAATGCAAGAGGTACTTCCACAACCGCCTAAAGCCTTCAAAGCTTACTTGGACAGCTATGTACCGCAAACAACACAAGAAGGTTATTTTGTTTGTGCTGTTGGGCTGTGAACTTCACTCCCCCTCCCCCCTTCTTCCCCCTTCTTAATATCTGACATTATGTTAAACTGTTATCATTTTCGTCTATAGGACATTGCAGCTGAGGCTGTTAAGAAGAAGCGCAGAGCCACCAAGAAGCCATATTCAAGATCTATAGTTGGTGCTACCTTGGAAGTCATACAGAAGAGAAGGACTGAGAAGCCAGAGGTCCGAGATGCTGCTCGTGAAGCTGCATTACGGTATGCTAGCACCATATTTTATAACAAGTGAAGCTTATACTTACTCTTTGAACCTTTTTGTGCCTTACATATTAATTGTTTTTCTTTATGTTCAGTGAAATCAAGGAAAGGATCAAGAAAACAAAGGATgagaagaaggcaaagaaagCTGAGTTGATGGCCAAAACACAAAAAACGCAGGGCAAGGGCAGTGTGCCCAAGGGTGCTGTACCAAAGGGCCCCAAGCTTGGTGGTGGCGGTGGAAAGCGTTAATTCATATCTATGAAGTAGCTAAACACTTGAAAATTTTGTGTTTCCTTAATTTCATGTGTGGATtctttattggtcttgttggcCGACCTTTTAGGGATTTTCTTGATTATCTTGAAGCATTGTTCTATTTACTAAAAGGGTTTTCCAAGGCATTATGTTTCGACTTATAGCATAGTCATTTGTTCTGCTTCAATAATTATTTCAAGTATTTGATGAATTGATACTACCTCTCCCCATTGTGGGGTTTTGCAATTAGACGAGGATGTGAACATGGCGGACATGGTCGTGGATGGTCTCTATCAGCTGAGGTTCTTGTTTTCCTCCGAAAGGTACGAGTCCCTGTCCACCGATTCAACGTATATTTGATGGATTGTAcctcttttaaaataatatattttagtgATTTTTATTATGAATACACATTTAATAGGATGTAATCAGATTATATCATATGAAATAAGAAATATACTTTTTGGGACCTTTTCTCAAAGGTTTGAGTGTATTTTTGTTATTAGCTCTGGAAAATTTGAATTATCaaatctttaataaaaaaagtccAAAATCATATTCTCAATAAACAATACAATTATACTCGATTCTTATAAAATGTTGTTacaatagttaattaattaattaatatggtatgaaactttttttgaaaaataatgcttttaagaaagaaaatacAGCAATTAATCTTATTAACGGGCCCAAGCCCATTCAGCAAGCAATGATAAGGGGTTTCTAGGCCCCAGCCACGGTCTTAAATCAATCCCACAAATgaataaattcttgaatttcGTTACTTAGAAAAATTGATTAGGactgaattttttatttcactGGAGATAAATTTCATTCAAGGAAAAGCGGATTGCAAAGCCCGAGGTTTGGTAATAAACACAAATCTCACTATCCAGGCCTAGAAAGATTATAATAACTCAAACGACTCAAAACATCATGAACCCCCTTGAGAGGTGGGAATTGAACCCAATATAACAACCTAAATGCCTCCTCCATTGCTTGGTCAAATTAGGGCTGCTGGAAGCAAGCATCAACCGCCAATAAGAATACTTTGGGTATTCGTTATTTTACTAGCCATAAAAGGCAAAGAAGCAGAAGTTAATGTCCAAAGGAGCCCAATAAagtcttttatttatttcagtggGTTGATACATGGTTCTTTGAGATAAAAATGAGTCTATATTCAGATGAAAGCAGAGCTCTATGGCATCTTTTGGTTTTGAATGTCATCAACTACATGAGTCATTGGCTCTAAGAACCTAGAGTTACTTCCATCGGCTAACAAAATGCCCCTCTAGCAACAAATGATAATGATACAGTGAAACCCAATGCATGCAACAGGACTAGTTTTGTTGGCAACCTAGGGAGAATGAATCCATCTATTGCAAAAATCCTAACTTTTTATTCACAATCTTATACAAGTGGGAGGAAAGAATCCGCTTCTAAGACATGAGAATACATCCCTCCCATTGAGATGTGGTAGAGAGTGTGCTGGATGATGAGGAGAAAGGCTTAACCTCAGAGAAAATAGATTCTTTCTCTGCTAGCTATATAGAGCAACATTTAATTAGGTGAAAACAATAATCTAATGCTTGgcattaaaaagaaaatgtaaAATTTGCAATAGGAGAAGACGGAAATTTGTGGGAATAGAAAACATGGCGGTGGTGGTGTTGTTATTTAGAAGCCAAAGCCGCAAAAGAACGTGTGTTTTGATAAATGAAAATGTGTTTGCCTTATTTCTCAATCATGCGAGACAAACAGgcttcataaaaataaaataaaataaaaaaaacgatGTCGTGTAAATATGATAAGAAAACGACATCTGAGAATCCAAAAGCAGGAAATGAAAGTAATATTTGATTGGGTGAGCGAAAAGCATatggcagagagagagagagagagagtagctTCTAAGAAATGGGTTTGCTTTGGAGCCCAACAAACAAAAGCCAATTGCCAACTCACACAAGGATTGCTAACTACTCCGTTACCGCTTTTCACACGCTTTCTATCAGCCTTCCTATCCTACATATGAACTTTGTGTTTGGCGTTCCCTCGCAGCCACAACACTTGGACAACCGCGTTTCTCCcactatatattttaaaatgatcCACAGATAcgcttcttttattttttatttttaaaaatactataaattactttttaaatgataattatttattattttttaacatatgttaaaaataaaatttactgatTTTTAGTATATTAAGAAATACAATACACAATAATAAACTTTAACTTtacattatttaatatatattttttataaatattttttctcttaaattttaatattgattgATTTTAAATGGCCATAATATCCCTCAATTCCGTTGCCTCGTAAATCTTTCTCACCTGTGTATTTtaccttttaatttttcaacaaATTGATTCCCTAATGTTCaatgtttttatataataaaaaatataaatcatattatttaataaacataATCAATATTCAAAATCAAGTCATATCATATTAGTAATGAGTGtttaattaaacattaaaattatttaaaaaaatataagaactcatcaaattataatttcaaacaagaatttgataaataaatctaaaatactatgttgtaataaaaaataaaaaaaacatgacGGGGACATTGGAAATTAATATGAAGAGTAGTTGGGGGAATGACATATGTGAAATCGGCAATAAGCTTCTAAggtgttttttttaaaaaaaaaaaaaatgaaaaaaaaaaaaagttattaagGATGAGGGAGAAGGTGGGAGTTGTGTGTTGTTGTTGATGACTCCGTAGTTGTCCAACTacatttacattttaatatctGCGTAAGTTAAAACCTCCTAATCTCTGTAGTTGTCCAACGCCTCTCATTGTTCATAAATCTCGAGCTTTAAAACGCTTAAGTTCAATTAACAAACacgttaattttatataattatttaaaacaatttaaaataattattaaatttataattattatcacaaaatatatgaattttaattttcagatATTCAGAAAAATATAGATGGGAGATATACtttgttaaatttaatatacttGTGTTTCCTTactctctttatttctttttctttttatcatcTAGTGATATGTAACTGAGGTTATATGTTTATATCGTCTTACGTTTGTATTTTCTTATTACAATTATGCTGGCCGTATGTATGGATGTAACGTCTCCTTTCTCATCGTCAGATACCTATTTAATTTCGTTCGGTATTATACGGACACGATTCTTGATATTACGGGGTCTACTGCTCCACAAGTCTAGCAGGTTAATCAAGTTGAACCTCTCATATGTAGACTTGAGTCCTATCCGGTCGGTTCAAATAAGTTCTGGACTTATATGTGAGGCAGACCTAACTATTGGGCCTTCATAAAGTTGAGGCATGACCTTTCTAGCACGGGCTCAATTATGGCCGAAATATCTGAAATCCAGTTATCATCGAGTGCCCCTTACTTGCTCATTAATAATTCCATGATTAATGAAGGGTAAATCCCGAAACTCCAATTATTAATGTACAGTTCTAATAGAATTCTTTTCAAAACGTCTCATCTTTGcctttatctattttaaatttacgCTTTTGATTTTTCTTACTACTCTGCCTCTTACGCTATTTCTGCTACcttgccctttttttttttgtaattcttGCCTTTTTGATTCGAGGTGTGTCCTATTTTTTTCAATCGTCAAACGACTATTTAATTTCATCTGATATCATGTGGACACGATCTCAAATGTTATGGGATCTGCTACCCTATGGATCTAACAGATTAATCAAGTTGGACCTCCTACATATAGGCTTGAGTTATATTTGATCCATCCAAACAAATTCTAGATTTATATATAGGGTAGACCTAACTGTtaaagtttaatagagttaagACTGACTTTTCAATATGGGCTCAATTATGATCGAGCTGGTGTTGGAGGCCGaacatcattaaattttaattttaaaatgcaattaattttatattaaataagctgttttgaatatttttagtcAATTAATTCTGTAGTCAACATGTTTGATTGTTAAATTTTTTACCTAAAGAAGAAGGTATGTCAAAAAGGAACAAAAGCAAACCCCATCTAAAAAGCAATCCACCAAAAaaggttaaaattaaaaatttcaattttaaaagcaTTGAAACAAGAGcatatatataacaagtttatatatataaagtaaCAAATTGTtctcatttattttatatataaaattatttaaataagtattaataattacaaagactattatcttataataataataataaaatacgtGTGGATTTGATTGagtattaaaattaacaaatttcaTTTGCATTAATAATTCTCTTATATAATTTAAGAGACCATCATGTCTATTAGTGGTTTTGGTCTCAAGTGCCGAACTGTAACAGATGTTTCCAATTGGCACCCAAATTGCCATtctctattaaaattaaaagttcccCATTCatcaattcataaaaaaaagcAATGGAATTTTTATGACTTGTGAATTTGTCATATAGCTTGTCCGCTTTAGCCCATTCAAAATCTTCACGACATTACAAGACAAGATAAGATATTCTTGTAACCACAGAATTACCCTCAAACCTTGAAAGGGCATACTGTACGGATGAAAAATATTAGGATTGAATAACTGCGAGTGGAACCTGCGACCATGTTCAAGGGATGTCCGGTGAGGGTAGCAAAGCCAGCAATTTCCTAACACACACAATGGACACGTAA
This is a stretch of genomic DNA from Manihot esculenta cultivar AM560-2 chromosome 2, M.esculenta_v8, whole genome shotgun sequence. It encodes these proteins:
- the LOC110604238 gene encoding 60S ribosomal protein L24 codes for the protein MVLKTELCRFSGAKIYPGKGIRFVRSDSQVFLFANSKCKRYFHNRLKPSKLTWTAMYRKQHKKDIAAEAVKKKRRATKKPYSRSIVGATLEVIQKRRTEKPEVRDAAREAALREIKERIKKTKDEKKAKKAELMAKTQKTQGKGSVPKGAVPKGPKLGGGGGKR